The following coding sequences lie in one Rothia sp. SD9660Na genomic window:
- a CDS encoding DeoR/GlpR family DNA-binding transcription regulator — MFAEERRAEIAKLVASARRVNGADLARRYEVTMETVRRDLAALEADGKLRRVHGGAVTVEQSTSVESSIALRQNMNTPEKQKIALRAYELLRDSDAGAVVLDAGTTIEILADRIAAADFSLKSGADRLIITHALHIAVKLAEADGVVLDMVGGQLRKMTWAAVGTRAAAHFETIRPDIAFIGVNGLDAEFGLSTPGLNEAIVKTAIVKSARRVVLLCDSAKFGQESLVRFAGLEDIDTLITDKAPEGDLAAALEESNVEVLIA, encoded by the coding sequence ATGTTCGCTGAAGAACGACGTGCCGAAATAGCGAAGCTCGTGGCTTCTGCACGCCGTGTCAACGGCGCAGACCTGGCTAGACGCTACGAAGTCACGATGGAAACCGTCCGCCGTGACCTAGCAGCTCTCGAAGCTGACGGTAAGCTGCGCCGTGTGCATGGCGGTGCCGTAACCGTAGAGCAATCGACCTCTGTAGAGTCGTCCATTGCTCTGCGTCAAAACATGAACACCCCCGAAAAGCAGAAAATCGCTCTGCGTGCCTACGAGCTGCTGCGCGATTCGGACGCCGGTGCGGTAGTTCTTGACGCCGGTACCACCATCGAAATCCTCGCCGATCGTATCGCCGCCGCTGATTTTTCCCTCAAGTCAGGTGCCGACCGCCTCATCATCACCCACGCCCTTCACATCGCCGTGAAACTGGCAGAAGCCGATGGCGTAGTGCTCGATATGGTGGGCGGCCAGCTCCGCAAAATGACCTGGGCCGCCGTTGGCACCCGGGCCGCCGCCCACTTCGAAACCATCCGCCCCGACATCGCCTTTATCGGCGTGAACGGCCTGGACGCCGAATTTGGGCTCTCCACCCCCGGTCTCAACGAAGCTATCGTTAAGACCGCCATCGTCAAGTCAGCCCGCCGCGTGGTGCTCCTATGCGACTCCGCCAAGTTCGGCCAGGAGTCCCTGGTGCGTTTTGCCGGGCTTGAAGACATCGATACTCTCATTACCGATAAAGCGCCCGAGGGTGACCTCGCTGCAGCGCTTGAAGAATCCAACGTAGAGGTACTTATCGCATGA
- a CDS encoding histidine phosphatase family protein: MPSVLIRHGQTDWNLVHRLQGSSDIPLNDTGRAQALTAAHNVLEYAKTQADTHPGFTWYGVVTSPLSRAAETGAIIADELGLPVLGSYPGLAERSFKDLEGVQNNPALWETVENETADIEPLADFLARVEDALDQVEADYPGQNLIIVVHGMLISRLQTARTGQKVLVPHNGEVVPLAPARRVSSIMLIRHGQTDWNKAHLMQGSSDIPLNDTGRAQAHETAASLKARGFEFDVVVSSPLSRAYETAEIIGAAFGLTVDRTYDDLVERGYGEAEGLDISAEARKEPDAYYSGVESERSVYLRGIKVLRQIARDYPGQRVIAVSHGSLIRRALSATHGREFGTIANAEPFEVDLPGLAHWLEAKEPLLVGKP; encoded by the coding sequence CGACTGGAACCTCGTACACCGCCTACAGGGCTCCAGCGACATACCCCTCAACGACACCGGCCGCGCCCAGGCGCTTACCGCCGCCCACAACGTGCTCGAATACGCCAAGACTCAAGCGGACACCCACCCCGGCTTCACCTGGTATGGCGTCGTCACCTCCCCCCTATCCCGCGCCGCAGAAACCGGTGCCATCATCGCCGACGAGCTGGGCCTACCCGTCCTCGGCTCCTACCCTGGTCTAGCAGAACGCTCCTTCAAAGACCTCGAAGGCGTACAGAATAACCCCGCCCTCTGGGAGACGGTAGAAAACGAAACCGCAGACATCGAACCCCTGGCCGACTTCCTCGCCCGCGTTGAAGACGCCCTCGACCAGGTTGAAGCCGACTACCCCGGTCAGAACCTGATTATCGTGGTGCACGGCATGCTGATTTCCCGCCTGCAAACCGCCCGTACCGGCCAGAAAGTGCTGGTGCCCCACAACGGTGAGGTGGTGCCCTTGGCACCTGCCCGCCGGGTGTCCTCCATCATGCTGATTCGCCACGGCCAGACCGACTGGAACAAGGCCCACCTCATGCAGGGCTCCAGCGATATTCCTCTCAACGATACCGGTCGCGCCCAAGCCCACGAGACCGCAGCCTCTCTTAAGGCTAGGGGTTTTGAGTTCGACGTGGTGGTGTCGTCCCCGCTTTCCCGTGCCTACGAGACCGCAGAAATTATCGGTGCCGCCTTCGGTTTGACCGTCGACCGCACCTACGACGACCTGGTCGAACGCGGCTATGGCGAAGCCGAGGGGCTCGACATTTCAGCCGAGGCTCGCAAGGAACCAGATGCCTACTACAGCGGCGTTGAAAGCGAACGCTCCGTCTACCTGCGCGGCATCAAGGTGCTGCGCCAGATTGCCCGCGACTACCCGGGCCAGCGCGTCATCGCCGTCTCCCACGGCTCCCTGATCCGCCGTGCCCTCTCTGCCACCCACGGCCGCGAATTCGGCACCATTGCCAACGCCGAACCATTCGAGGTTGATCTGCCGGGCCTTGCCCACTGGCTAGAGGCTAAGGAACCCCTGCTGGTAGGTAAGCCCTAG
- a CDS encoding 1-phosphofructokinase family hexose kinase encodes MIVTLTANPSMDRTVELNHEIKRGAVQRAVAAASDPGGKGVNIARALNISGFETVAVLPGDNEDPVLASLKEAEVPFVNMPIGAPIRSNITVVEPDGTTTKINAPGEPLNDVAQQQLTRLMIKETIEASWLVLAGSLPAGVPSDYYAVVGRSIRESLGEKAPRIAVDTSGAALRDALVGLDGMPNLIKPNSEELAELVGKIEMADELEASPELTAATAKELVDRGVEMVLATLGGGGAVLVTAEGAWHAVHAPIKVRSTVGAGDCSLAGFLIAHEQGKTLPECLVQAVAHGSAAASLPGTQVPTLESTTPEAVTLRELAL; translated from the coding sequence ATGATCGTGACCCTAACTGCCAACCCCAGCATGGACCGTACCGTGGAGCTCAACCACGAAATCAAGCGCGGTGCCGTTCAGCGTGCCGTCGCAGCGGCCTCAGATCCCGGTGGCAAGGGCGTCAACATTGCCCGTGCCCTCAACATCTCCGGCTTCGAAACCGTAGCGGTGCTGCCCGGCGACAACGAAGACCCCGTGCTGGCCAGCCTCAAAGAGGCCGAGGTGCCCTTCGTCAACATGCCTATCGGCGCTCCGATCCGCTCGAACATCACCGTTGTTGAGCCCGACGGCACCACCACCAAAATCAACGCCCCCGGCGAGCCCCTGAACGATGTGGCCCAGCAGCAGCTGACCCGCCTCATGATCAAGGAAACCATCGAGGCCTCCTGGCTGGTGCTGGCAGGTTCCCTGCCCGCTGGCGTCCCCTCCGACTACTACGCCGTTGTGGGCCGCTCAATCCGCGAGTCCCTGGGCGAGAAGGCCCCCCGCATCGCCGTCGATACCTCCGGTGCCGCCCTACGCGACGCCCTGGTCGGTCTGGATGGCATGCCCAACCTCATCAAGCCCAACTCCGAAGAGCTGGCTGAGTTAGTGGGCAAGATCGAGATGGCGGACGAGCTTGAAGCCAGCCCCGAACTCACTGCAGCTACCGCTAAGGAACTGGTTGACCGCGGTGTCGAAATGGTCCTTGCCACCCTGGGCGGGGGAGGAGCCGTGCTGGTCACCGCAGAAGGCGCCTGGCACGCCGTCCACGCCCCCATCAAGGTACGCTCTACCGTGGGCGCAGGCGACTGCTCCCTGGCCGGCTTCCTGATCGCCCACGAGCAGGGCAAAACCCTGCCCGAATGCCTGGTGCAGGCGGTAGCCCACGGTTCAGCGGCGGCCTCCCTGCCCGGCACCCAGGTGCCCACCCTAGAATCAACCACGCCCGAAGCAGTCACCCTGCGTGAGCTGGCCCTCTAA
- a CDS encoding VanZ family protein yields MGRIFLWTITCLYVAAVAFIVLWPTHVDSGESGETLARILADGHARGWLPTWFGYGQVEWLSNVVMFVPGGFLFTWLLRPARTWLVPLGGLACTLAIETTQHFMPGRTSSPLDVLANTLGCAIGWVLALALVKLTEKPNQNTEMHP; encoded by the coding sequence GTGGGGCGTATTTTCCTCTGGACTATCACCTGCCTGTACGTAGCTGCCGTCGCCTTCATCGTTCTCTGGCCCACCCACGTTGACTCCGGCGAGTCAGGTGAAACCCTAGCCCGGATACTTGCGGACGGCCACGCCCGCGGCTGGTTGCCAACCTGGTTTGGCTACGGGCAGGTGGAATGGCTGTCGAACGTGGTCATGTTTGTGCCCGGTGGTTTTCTCTTCACCTGGCTGCTACGCCCGGCCCGCACCTGGCTCGTACCCCTGGGCGGTCTGGCCTGTACCCTGGCTATCGAAACCACCCAGCATTTCATGCCCGGGCGCACCAGCTCGCCCCTGGACGTCCTCGCCAACACCCTCGGGTGTGCTATCGGTTGGGTTTTGGCACTGGCCCTAGTGAAGTTGACCGAAAAACCCAACCAAAACACCGAAATGCACCCGTAA